A genomic window from Brassica oleracea var. oleracea cultivar TO1000 chromosome C8, BOL, whole genome shotgun sequence includes:
- the LOC106309600 gene encoding uncharacterized protein LOC106309600 isoform X2 — MLSIVTIEKSYLLTHAFTSTPPSFHLSGLSHPVIPISQIMRVPAPYPSKEEEKGAEEDEEESIKSNQIESNQIGSLFQNLYAVRSFRLSIIRKKPPPQWKIEVSSSTRLDSIRVERKTLQNLLDDCQRALQLLNLSDVDDSDRVGQWSDSPDREEELSTSESRDPETDKVRVSPSFTSPPRPSCCSWDVVSEDDILWGDKSMEDDYVVVREEDVADGIACFMVTYLSSLEQTKDISPDQLQKALSTMFSVKKRKGKLRKAWEGSKVIYNVASWSATAIGIYQNPMILSIASKAFWVSCKAISKLV; from the exons ATGTTGTCAATCGTCACTATCGAAAAGTCTTACCTTTTAACTCATGCGTTCACTTCAACTCCTCCATCCTTCCATCTCTCAG GTCTTTCTCATCCCGTCATACCAATTAGTCAGATTATGAGAGTTCCAGCTCCATATCCATCCAAG GAAGAGGAAAAGGGTGCAGAAGAAGACGAAGAAGAATCAATCAAATCAAATCAAATCGAATCAAATCAAATCGGCTCTCTCTTTCAGAATCTCTACGCCGTAAGAAGTTTTCGTCTCTCAATTATACGCAAAAAACCCCCCCCCCAATGGAAAATTGAGGTATCTAGCTCGACTCGTTTAGATAGTATTCGTGTCGAGCGGAAGACGTTGCAGAACTTGCTCGACGATTGCCAAAGAGCTCTCCAGCTTCTAAATCTCTCCGATGTGGATGATAGCGACCGCGTGGGCCAGTGGAGTGACTCACCGGATAGGGAAGAAGAGCTGTCTACTTCCGAATCAAGAGATCCTGAAACCGATAAA GTTAGAGTCAGCCCAAGCTTCACTTCTCCTCCAAGACCTTCCTGCTG CTCTTGGGATGTAGTTAGTGAAGATGATATATTATGGGGTGACAAAAGTATGGAAGATGATTATGTGGTCGTTAGGGAAGAAGATGTAGCAGATGGTATTGCTTGTTTCATGGTTACTTATTTATCTTCCCTTGAACAGACAAAG GATATATCACCTGATCAGCTTCAGAAAG CACTTAGCACCATGTTTTCTGTGAAGAAGAGAAAGGGGAAGCTTCGTAAAGCATGGGAAGGTAGTAAAGTTATTTACAACGTTGCTTCATGGAGCGCCACTGCCATAGG GATATATCAAAACCCGATGATCCTGAGTATTGCATCTAAAGCCTTCTGGGTGTCTTGCAAGGCTATATCAAAGCTTGTCTGA
- the LOC106309600 gene encoding uncharacterized protein LOC106309600 isoform X1 → MLSIVTIEKSYLLTHAFTSTPPSFHLSGLSHPVIPISQIMRVPAPYPSKEEEKGAEEDEEESIKSNQIESNQIGSLFQNLYAVRSFRLSIIRKKPPPQWKIEVSSSTRLDSIRVERKTLQNLLDDCQRALQLLNLSDVDDSDRVGQWSDSPDREEELSTSESRDPETDKLYDLIKSRVECHYFRDRLESAQASLLLQDLPAVSEDDILWGDKSMEDDYVVVREEDVADGIACFMVTYLSSLEQTKDISPDQLQKALSTMFSVKKRKGKLRKAWEGSKVIYNVASWSATAIGIYQNPMILSIASKAFWVSCKAISKLV, encoded by the exons ATGTTGTCAATCGTCACTATCGAAAAGTCTTACCTTTTAACTCATGCGTTCACTTCAACTCCTCCATCCTTCCATCTCTCAG GTCTTTCTCATCCCGTCATACCAATTAGTCAGATTATGAGAGTTCCAGCTCCATATCCATCCAAG GAAGAGGAAAAGGGTGCAGAAGAAGACGAAGAAGAATCAATCAAATCAAATCAAATCGAATCAAATCAAATCGGCTCTCTCTTTCAGAATCTCTACGCCGTAAGAAGTTTTCGTCTCTCAATTATACGCAAAAAACCCCCCCCCCAATGGAAAATTGAGGTATCTAGCTCGACTCGTTTAGATAGTATTCGTGTCGAGCGGAAGACGTTGCAGAACTTGCTCGACGATTGCCAAAGAGCTCTCCAGCTTCTAAATCTCTCCGATGTGGATGATAGCGACCGCGTGGGCCAGTGGAGTGACTCACCGGATAGGGAAGAAGAGCTGTCTACTTCCGAATCAAGAGATCCTGAAACCGATAAA TTGTATGATCTCATCAAATCTAGAGTTGAATGCCATTACTTTCGAGATAGGTTAGAGTCAGCCCAAGCTTCACTTCTCCTCCAAGACCTTCCTGCTG TTAGTGAAGATGATATATTATGGGGTGACAAAAGTATGGAAGATGATTATGTGGTCGTTAGGGAAGAAGATGTAGCAGATGGTATTGCTTGTTTCATGGTTACTTATTTATCTTCCCTTGAACAGACAAAG GATATATCACCTGATCAGCTTCAGAAAG CACTTAGCACCATGTTTTCTGTGAAGAAGAGAAAGGGGAAGCTTCGTAAAGCATGGGAAGGTAGTAAAGTTATTTACAACGTTGCTTCATGGAGCGCCACTGCCATAGG GATATATCAAAACCCGATGATCCTGAGTATTGCATCTAAAGCCTTCTGGGTGTCTTGCAAGGCTATATCAAAGCTTGTCTGA
- the LOC106309897 gene encoding zinc-finger homeodomain protein 2-like, whose amino-acid sequence MNFEEQEEEMEMSGVHPPGGYDSMSGEGATSSGGGGGGRRTSVGEKTKYRECLKNHAVNIAGHAVDGCCEFMPSGEDGSLDALKCAACGCHRNFHRKETEMVSGRAHIVPTYYNRPPQLPPPGYRQPAASADEEDTSNPSSSGGTKAKRFRTKFTAEQKEKMFAFAERLGWRMQKHDDVAVEQFCAETGVRRQVLKIWMHNNKNSLGKKP is encoded by the coding sequence ATGAATTTTGAGGAGCAAGAAGAAGAAATGGAGATGTCGGGTGTTCACCCCCCTGGGGGTTACGACTCTATGAGCGGCGAGGGAGCCACCTCCAGCGGCGGTGGCGGAGGAGGAAGGAGAACTAGCGTTGGAGAGAAGACAAAGTATAGAGAGTGCTTGAAGAATCATGCCGTTAACATCGCTGGCCACGCCGTTGACGGCTGCTGCGAGTTCATGCCTTCAGGTGAAGATGGTTCGCTCGACGCTCTCAAGTGTGCAGCTTGTGGCTGCCACCGCAACTTCCACCGTAAGGAAACCGAAATGGTCAGCGGCAGGGCCCACATAGTTCCGACGTACTACAACCGCCCGCCTCAGCTGCCGCCGCCAGGATACAGGCAACCGGCTGCCTCGGCGGACGAGGAGGATACATCTAACCCGAGCAGCAGCGGCGGAACCAAGGCTAAGAGGTTTAGAACGAAGTTCACGGCGGAGCAGAAGGAGAAGATGTTTGCATTCGCGGAGAGGTTAGGGTGGCGGATGCAGAAGCACGATGACGTGGCGGTAGAGCAGTTCTGCGCGGAGACTGGTGTTAGGAGACAAGTGCTCAAAATCTGGATGCATAACAACAAGAACTCTCTTGGTAAGAAACCCTAA
- the LOC106307521 gene encoding protein S-acyltransferase 8-like, protein MTQTQRVFQAWKGSNKFILGGRLIFGPDARSVSVTVLLIILPVVLFCVFVARHLRHEFSPYNAGYAILVVAILFTIYVLILLSFTSARDPGIVPRNLHPPEEDLRYETTLSADGRQTPSVQIPRTKEVIVNGVSVRVKYCDTCMLYRPPRCSHCSICNNCVERFDHHCPWVGQCIGLRNYRYFFMFVSSATLLCIYVFSISALYIKILMEHHRGTVWMAMRESPWSVALMIYCFIAFWFVGGLTGFHLYLIGTNQTTYENFRYRANSRTVAYNRGCANNFLEVFCTQVKPSRNNFRAFVEEEPPRVVTTTTRESEDEAGTRRQKVEDDLDIGDDLMNISQRCNPAEQPHHSLDIDQSMLGVAERAATIRTETRHGSWGSRRSGSWDIEADVSSSNVRESRS, encoded by the exons ATGACACAGACGCAAAGGGTCTTCCAAGCCTGGAAAGGAAGCAAT AAGTTCATCCTTGGTGGGAGATTAATCTTTGGTCCGGATGCTAGATCAGTCTCTGTCACCGTGCTCCTCATCATACTCCCTGTTGTTTTATTCTGCGTGTTTGTAGCAAGGCATCTCCGCCACGAGTTCTCTCCCTACAATGCTGGTTACGCTATCTTGGTAGTTGCAATTCTCTTCACTATTTAT GTATTGATCCTCCTCTCCTTCACATCTGCACGAGACCCTGGCATTGTTCCACGAAACTTACATCCACCAGAGGAAGATCTACGCTACGAGACAACACTATCAGCCGACGGAAGACAAACACCAAGCGTTCAAATCCCTCGGACGAAAGAAGTCATCGTCAACGGCGTTTCCGTTAGAGTGAAATACTGCGACACGTGCATGCTCTACAGACCTCCTCGTTGCTCCCACTGCTCCATCTGCAACAACTGCGTCGAGCGCTTTGATCATCATTGCCCCTGGGTGGGCCAATGCATTGGACTG AGAAACTATAGGTACTTCTTCATGTTTGTCTCCTCGGCGACACTTCTCTGCATATACGTGTTCTCCATCTCGGCGTTATACATCAAGATTCTGATGGAACATCATCGCGGAACGGTGTGGATGGCGATGAGAGAATCTCCTTGGTCGGTTGCGCTTATGATATATTGCTTTATTGCCTTCTGGTTTGTTGGAGGGCTCACGGGGTTTCACCTGTACCTCATAGGCACGAACCAGACAACCTATGAGAACTTCCGGTACAGAGCAAACAGCAGAACCGTTGCGTATAACCGTGGCTGTGCTAACAATTTCCTGGAGGTGTTTTGCACCCAGGTTAAGCCCTCGAGGAACAACTTCAGAGCCTTCGTCGAAGAAGAGCCTCCAAGAGTTGTTACAACAACCACCAGAGAATCAGAGGATGAAGCTGGAACGCGGAGGCAGAAAGTGGAGGATGATTTAGACATTGGGGATGATCTTATGAATATATCACAGCGGTGTAATCCAGCAGAGCAACCTCATCACAGTTTGGACATTGACCAATCGATGCTTGGGGTTGCTGAGAGAGCAGCTACGATAAGGACGGAGACGAGGCATGGAAGCTGGGGGAGTAGAAGAAGTGGGAGCTGGGATATAGAGGCAGATGTGAGTAGTTCTAATGTCAGGGAGAGTCGAAGCTAA
- the LOC106308771 gene encoding uncharacterized protein LOC106308771: protein NPPTAAPIGLNPLAEAVMALSIYQAEKTAVFVDETAKKDPTDPTLKASFTECHKAYLAVVADLKSANVKLKLSPDTAHYDVRASNDKMRRVAGLVGTNSDTASTTLKEMTMQMEKHIDLAAGAADAVDDDDENIHRRV from the exons AATCCCCCTACGGCTGCTCCCATTGGCCTG AATCCACTGGCCGAGGCCGTGATGGCCCTCTCCATATACCAAGCCGAGAAGACAGCGGTTTTCGTGGATGAGACAGCGAAGAAAGATCCAACAGATCCAACGCTGAAGGCTTCGTTCACTGAGTGCCACAAGGCCTACTTAGCCGTGGTGGCTGATCTCAAGAGCGCAAACGTGAAGCTCAAGCTATCCCCGGACACGGCTCACTACGACGTTAGGGCTTCTAACGACAAAATGAGACGGGTGGCGGGATTGGTTGGTACAAACAGTGACACTGCTTCAACCACGCTCAAGGAAATGACCATGCAGATGGAGAAACACATAGATCTTGCAGCTGGAGCCGCCGATGCCGTGGACGACGATGACGAGAACATCCACCGTCGCGTCTGA